The Archocentrus centrarchus isolate MPI-CPG fArcCen1 chromosome 7, fArcCen1, whole genome shotgun sequence genome window below encodes:
- the plagl2 gene encoding zinc finger protein PLAGL2: protein MAAAAADASHRITALTPEEEGRRTAAKLFGSAAPLPLTDRERERERVKEREREEVGEEVGRASGNECLVCGALFASLEKLRLHALSHTGEKPFHCSQPHCPKAFSSKYKLFRHMATHSPQKTHQCSFCEKMFHRKDHLKNHLQTHDPNKEAFKCEECGKHYNTKLGYKRHVAMHSATAGDLTCKVCMQSYESTPVLLEHLKSHSGKSSAGAKEKKHPCDHCDRRFYTRKDVRRHMVVHTGRKDFLCQYCAQRFGRKDHLTRHVKKSHSQELLKIKTEPPDMLGLLATGSPPCSVKEELSPMMCGMGPNKDPMMGKPFPSGAHFPMGMYNPHHLQAMSNSGVGHPHPSLMPSSLSAAMGMGCHMESPGSLHPHSHHHHHHHHHHHHHHSPPLPPHHQPPAPQQQHQPQPAPKYQLGSTSYLLDKPLKVEMESFLMDLQSGLPGPVPSAEPHAAASSPKDGLEPATGLADELCGDPLLSKSPAVIAESLCAANMDFSHLLGFLPINLPPYSAPMSTGGLVMGYTSSATSSTSSSSSSSSLHAAEPHAAAVAAAAAAAVATTPLTSLQPQPQEQQSSSGGLGLGSLHPLPPVFSSSLSTTTLPRFHQAFQ from the exons ATGGCAGCTGCTGCCGCCGATGCCTCACACCGTATTACCGCACTGACGCCGGAGGAAGAGGGACGACGGACTGCTGCCAAGCTGTTTGGGAGCGCCGCCCCGCTGCCcctgacagacagagagagagagcgagagagggtgaaagaaagagagagggaagaaGTAGGAGAAGAGGTGGGGAGAGCGAGTGGGAACGAGTGTTTGGTGTGCGGGGCCCTGTTCGCCTCACTGGAGAAGCTCCGGCTCCACGCCTTGagtcacacaggagagaaacccttCCACTGCTCACAGCCACACTGTCCCAAGGCCTTCAGCTCCAAATACAAACTCTTCAG GCATATGGCCACACACTCTCCACAGAAGACCCATCAGTGCTCATTTTGTGAGAAAATGTTCCACCGCAAAGACCACCTGAAGAACCACCTGCAGACCCATGACCCCAACAAAGAGGCCTTCAAGTGCGAGGAGTGTGGGAAGCACTACAACACCAAGCTGGGATACAAGCGCCATGTGGCCATGCACTCCGCCACAGCGGGGGATCTCACCTGTAAAGTGTGCATGCAGAGCTACGAGAGCACGCCTGTTCTCCTGGAGCACCTTAAGAGCCACTCTGGGAAGTCCTCAGCTGGTGCCAAGGAGAAAAAACACCCATGCGACCACTGTGACCGTCGTTTCTACACGCGGAAGGATGTGAGACGACACATGGTGGTCCACACGGGCCGAAAGGACTTCCTGTGCCAGTACTGTGCTCAGCGCTTTGGCAGGAAAGACCATCTGACGCGCCATGTGAAGAAGAGCCACTCGCAGGAGCTGCTGAAGATCAAGACAGAGCCTCCGGATATGTTAGGTCTTTTAGCTACAGGGTCTCCACCCTGCTCTGTGAAGGAGGAGCTCAGCCCCATGATGTGTGGCATGGGGCCCAACAAAGACCCCATGATGGGCAAACCATTCCCTAGTGGGGCACATTTTCCAATGGGCATGTACAACCCCCACCATCTCCAGGCCATGTCGAATTCTGGGGTGGGTCACCCACACCCGTCCCTGATGCCCAGCTCCTTGTCTGCAGCTATGGGCATGGGTTGTCACATGGAATCTCCTGGATCTCTTCACCCACACtcccatcatcatcaccatcaccaccaccatcaccatcaccaccattCCCCTCCACTGCCCCCCCACCATCAGCCTCCGGCtccccagcagcagcaccagcccCAGCCAGCGCCCAAGTACCAGCTGGGATCTACCTCATACCTGCTGGACAAGCCCTTGAAAGTGGAGATGGAGAGCTTCCTCATGGATCTGCAGAGTGGCTTGCCAGGCCCAGTTCCCTCTGCAGAACCCCACGCTGCTGCCTCATCCCCCAAGGATGGACTGGAGCCCGCCACGGGCCTGGCGGATGAGCTTTGCGGGGATCCCCTCCTGTCTAAGAGCCCTGCGGTGATCGCTGAGTCTCTGTGTGCTGCTAACATGGACTTCTCCCACCTGCTGGGTTTCCTGCCCATCAACCTGCCTCCCTACAGTGCTCCAATGAGCACTGGAGGGCTAGTCATGGGATACACCTCATCTGCGACCTCCTcgacttcttcctcttcctcttcgtCGTCTCTGCATGCTGCTGAGCCCCATGCTGCAGCAGTTGCAGCGGCAGCAGCCGCTGCTGTCGCCACAACACCTCTTACCTCTTTGCAACCGCAACCTCAGGAGCAGCAGAGCTCCAGCGGGGGTCTGGGCCTTGGATCTCTGCACCCTCTCCCACCAGTGTTCAGCTCCAGCCTTAGCACCACCACACTGCCTCGCTTCCACCAGGCCTTCCAGTGA